The genomic interval TCATTAAACTGCAAGAATGTAGGTGTGTTGTTGCTGTTTAAAATGacgtaaaaaataaacaatcaaatATGTATATAGTCTTGACAGAAATAGAAGAATATAGGAGAATATtaactgtaaataaaaagaTAGATAGCCCTAACAACCAACAAGTTAGGGAAACCTGTATGGAGCATGTCCCTTCAGAGGAAATTAAGCGATCCAGTGGAAGGGACACATTTTCTAACATTGCATCTCCACATTTTACTAAATGACGAAAAGAAACAGCAGGATAAAACCACATGAAAATGAGAAAATGCTCCTAAAGTCAATGAGTTTATTAGTGGTGCTTTGTGCAAATTGAGCTATGGATAATCAATAGCCCATGTGGTCTCCAGGATCAGTCGTCTGCCTTTCTGGAGCCTCCACACCACCCAGGCCTTCTCAGTGACCTGATCACACTCCTCTTGCGGCTCCCATGTCCACTCCCATGCAAGGGTGACTTAGGATGGCTGGTGCCTTCCTCTCCGTACACCTCATCCTCTTCTTTTGAATTAGCTCCCTCTGCTCTGCTTACTTTACGAGCAGCTTCTATCATTTCCTCCTTtttgcctccttcttctccttcctcctccacctccctcctccctccgtCTGCTTCTGGTGGCCCCTCACTCTCGCCCTCCACCGTACAAGTCGAGGTTATTATCATCACAGGCGGATGAACTTCTAGGGTCATGGCCTTTACCACGTTCGATATAAGAGGAGGCTTTGGTGCTTTCTTCTTGTTGGAGGTACGTCTCGGAGCCCGGGGGCTGTTCTGGAGCTCCAGATGTTTCTGAATGGCTGTGCTCAGCACCTCCGGGTCCACAGATGCTCCGTGAACATCCCACGTCATCCCGTTCTCGTCCCACTGCACCTGCTTCATGCTGCCCCTCCTCCCCATAGcgtccctctcctccccctggTTCTTCAGACACGACCTCCTCCTCTCCAGATCATGCGAGGAGGATGAGTTAATGTCCAATGTTGGGTTGTCTCCtcgcctctcctcctcctcctcctcctcctccacttcctcctctccgcTGCTCACTGGGAACATGCTGGAGGATGGGGACACCAGATTGGAGTTGGACCCCACTGAGGACTTCAGGTTCAGCCTTGATCCAGGCGGCGAGCCCAAGACCGAGTGGGAGCCCATGTTGGAGCCCATGTTGGAGTTGTTCGTCCTGAGGCCCCACAGGGAGCCAATGGGTGAGATCGTCTGCACCGCTGCGTCTACCTGCTTCAGCTGTGAGGTCATTGTACCTTCCTCCCTGAACAACTGAGCCTTTGTGTGGCCCTCTCTGGTTTTCAAGTGGCACCTGCAGCCCAAAAGCGAGTCGCTCAAGGAAGAAACCAGGGGTGACCTCCAGCCCCTGCCTGTCGGACAGCTTTGCCCCGGCTGCCATGGCAACTCAAGATGGCGAACGGAGGCTCCACTTTGTCCATCTGCTGGAGAATTAGGCGCCAGGTAGCTTAACATTTGCACTGGGCTTCTCACTCCTCCACCCTCTGATAATTGTTGGCCTCCAGGACTGTGCAGCTCTTCTTTCACGTCATTGACAAGGCAGCCAGGATCTGATGACACACCTTCCTCTGCTAAGCTAACAGACGATGGGAGCGGGGAtgggaatgtaaaaaaaagcgAGTTCTTTTCCAGGAAGCGATCATCCTCCGTGCTGGTGGGTTGGAAGAGATCGGAGGAGTTGGATGGCAACAGTGAGGAGGTGTGAGCCTGCAGAGGTGATCGCAGTGGagagggtgtgggtgtgggtgtgggtgaggAAGCAGGTGACTCTTCCTGCTGATATGTGCTCAGTGTTGAAGAAGAAGTTAAAAGATCTTCGTGTGGTAAAGTTGGTGTCTGCAGGGGGGGGATGCAGGGAGAGGGGGTGGTTGGTGGAGAGGTTGGTTTGGACAGGGGAGAGCACAGGGTTTCCTGGGTTAGACTCGAGGGGCGTGAGGTCCAACCTTTCCATACAACTGTATCTGGAGTGCTGCTACGGCTGTGTGTGCTGCCACTACACTCGCTCCAGCGATGCATGTTGGTGATCCAGCGCTCGCTGAGGGCAGGAGGGCTGTGCACGTCTACGTGTTGGCCTGCGAGTGACAACTGGTTGCTGGTGGTGGAGTTGATGTGCTGCCACATGCGAGGGTGCAGCTGCTGCAGCGTCACTGAGTTCTGCTCAGCGTGTGTGTTGGTGCTGGAGCTGCGTCTCAGGTCCAATCTGGTCCAGGCCGGGTCCCGCTTGTGCGGCGGCCCTGTCGCCATGACCACATCCATGGAGCTCTTAGATAGGGAGAAAATGGGCGCATGATCATCCCTATCCTCCGCCCCCACAGTTCTAGCTTCGCTGGAGTAAGAGGccgactgactgactgaacaACAGACTGGCTGGTAGCTCTCAGATGCAGGGCGCCCGGGCCTCGCCATGGCAACAGCAACAACCtgcgaataaaaaaaaaaatacccacCTTTGAGTGTTAATTGCATTTTGTCCTCAAACCAAACTGATTTTTTTTGCCACTTGAGGGAAaccagctgctaaatgctccacaaGTTCACCAAATATGCTTattcttgcagagagttagatgagaggatCGATACCACTCTGAAATTGCTGTGTTTAATTTGAAATTGCAAGtggttagtttagcttagctttTAAACggattaaacaaagaaaataaacatattagTTAGTGAGCTTTAGTGCTATGAAGTGAATTTTCTTACCTTTGGAATGAGCCGGGTTAGCTGTTCccccttgtttccagtctttatgttaAACTAAACTAAGATAACCGGCTGCCTGctcaaactattttttttacttgaatttaatgaacagacatgagagtggtatcaatcttcttatctaactctctgcaagaaagcaaataagcatatatCCCTAAATGTtggaactattcctttaatcttttctttctttctgactcTACAACACACTTTAAGCCagtacacgcgcacacacacacacacacacacacacacacacacacacacacacacacacacacacacacacacacacacacacacaccagattaGCCTAATGAGATTACACAATCCAGATTATTTAGACAAAATGTAGATTGATCGAGACAGTTTAGAGAGCATTTGGCCTTCAATTGACCAAAgataaagaaagacagagacagcaaGATTGGATGGTTAGACAGGTTATAAGAAATTTTCTTCCAATACCATTTTGTGCCTAATTTTAATCTTCTTTGTATTAATGCTTTCATAAATCAGATTACACCAGTTCTTCAGTCCTTCACTTATTGAAAATCAATGCTGCTTTGCCTGAATTATTATCATAAAAACATgaatccatatatatataaaaactaacTGCAAAACCAAATCAACCTCTGTCCCAAAGTGACCTAGTAGTGTTTTGACCACATGACTGCTACCTTATAATGTGTCTGTAgttaaagaacaaacagcatgaacaaacacccacactgtctgtgtgtacaAAAATACAGTGCGATGTCAGATAAAGGACAAAAGTACAACTTACCGTGAAGTTCACACTTTGTGTCCTGTTTTGCCCTCTTCCCTGGCAAAGAGCAGGTAGCACTAAATGGCgtctctccttcctcccctcattcctctctctctttctcccttcttAGGAAAATCGTCCGTGTTTCCAGCCGCTCTCAAGCCTCAAGCACACACTGTTGTGACTTGTCTTCAGCTTGATCTTCATCCCTGACTCTTCTCTCACACCTGAACCTCATGTGAAGTTGACATCAGCATGACTATGAGGATTTCtatttgtaaatgtgttgtgtgattttgtacatatgtgtgtgtaaaagagagAGGGCCATTACCTTTAGCTCTGAGGATTAGCGGTCATCTCATTAGCTGCCGTCCAATCTCTgaacagtctgtgtgtgtgtgtgtgtgtgtgtgggggggttgtGGGTGTGGTGGGGGGTggaggtgtgttgtgtgtggatAAGTGGCTAATGAACATTTTGATTCTGAGTTAAAATCAGATCAGTTGTCGCAGCAGCCACATTACATTAGTACATAATTTAGTTACATAGGTGCTACTTTAAGttccatggcaatccatccaacagtttgTGTGAGACAGTTCTCTAAAAACCATAAATGTTAACCTCATGgaggcgctagaggaaaagtcaaaggatcaccaaagtcagtaggattcatcctctgggtaCCATggatgtctgtaccaaatgtcaTGGCTATTCTTCACATAGTTTTTCAGATATTTCAGTATGGATATTTCAAAGTGGTGCACCAACAGACCGACATTGCTGTTCCTAGAGCCAGTGTGGCAAAACATAAAATGAATAGACAAAAATCTACACGACTACTACATTAGTGTTTTGGTAATTCTAGCTCCTTGACTATACAGTAAATTACACAACAGCATAGTTTGCAAATGGTTGGCTGTAGTGTGAAGTATATGTCATTTGTAAATGGGCTCCTAAATCAGTGGTATGTTCCTTTTAAAGCGCTACAAGTGTTGCTGCCAGATAACAGCATGACATGGTGAGAATTACCCAGCTGTGGCATACTTTCTCTGCTCTCCAGGGTCACATCCAGTACACATTTCACAGCTAAACAGGTCTACAACAAGAGACTCTCACATTAACAACTCATGCTAAAAGGTAGCTTCAGCTACAGAACTAACAAGCAATCATGGCAGGTAAGCTGTAAACTAAATTAGACCCATACATTACTACCTTTGGATTTATTAACCTTGTAAATGTGCTTGTTTTATTAGACCAGATGTTACTGTTGGCTGTCGGTCTGTCCGTGgctctcctgctgctgctgtgtctgACGGTTTACTAtctgtggaggaggaagaagaagggtCGGAGTCAATACGAGGAGCTGCTCTCCACAGTGCCTTCAGTACCAGCATGCTCTGCCCAAGTGCTCCCGGTGTCTCAGGGCTCCTGCGCCACGTTAgtaaaaaaacatgcacacagtcctACATAGTGCTTTTCTCTTActgtttattcattcattctttcaaAGGTATATTTATAAAGTTTTGTGGAACAGTACAAAAGTTATATTTGATCCCGTTGATCCCACTGAACtctttttttgtgccttttttattAGATAGTGTACAGTAGAGAGCCAACAAGAATGAGATGAAAGGAGGTTTGAAATGCCAAAAAAGGTCCCCAGCTAGACGCAAACTGGAGATTTCGCAAATACATGGTCAACAACTTAAACCCCTAAACCACCCAACACATTACTGTTtcaaaaatacataaacaatACTAATGGTTTTAAATCAGTTCTGGCTGACAGAGGCAAAGCAAACTTTTATATCACATTTCAGACTTTACATGAAGATTGAGGAGAAAAAaggggaagaagaaagaagagagagctGAGTTTCATCAGGTCAGATTATGTGATACATCTTGCTGGATTTCTTAAAGGCAAACGAATCCAGCAGTTGATTTTAAACAAAATGGACTGAAGCAATGACAAAAGTATGGGAAAATCCTCTGAAATATGTTGCTATTTCCAAGAaaaagtctctttcctgaagaACATCATCCATTACCGTACTTGGAAGCATCAAGGTTTAGGACTTGTAGTCTTGATTTTAAGAGAGCTATCACAATTAAGTTGATATTCAAAAAAGCTGCAAATAGCCTGTAGCCACAATTAATAAcatttgtctctgtctgtgtggaaGGCCCTGTGAGATCCCTTTTACCTTGCCTCCTCGCTTCACGGCACAAAACCATGGTGACTTAAaaaatgaggaggaggagatgaagatGGAGGCCCGAAGGGACATACTGGCCCATCGTGGGTCACTCACAGTAAGGAGTAGGTCGTTactgcctttatttgacagcatGTGTAGATGGTTATAGTCCCTTTGagtaaaattaaagtaatttacaACCTTAATTCAAGAAAAATACATGTGCTAACTAATGTGATCTACTTTCTATATTGTTGTTACTGTCTCCATCAGGATGGTACCCAGTGGGGACGGTGCTGGCCGGTCTCTACTCGGTTCCTCCTCTGAACGAGGTGGTGGCACCTCCTCCAGGCATGGCCACCCGTCTCTGCTTCTCTGTGGAGTACCGACACAGCTGCGAGCAGCTCATGGTCTCCTTGCTCCGCCTCGGCAACCTCCCTCCCCGTTGTCATGGCAACATCATGCTGGTTGAGCTCCGGCTTCTCCCTGACGACCGGCGGCCCCGCCAGGCCAAGGCCCGGGGCACGGGGCCCGACCCCGAGTTCTGCGACTGCTTAGTTTTCCAGGCGAGGACACTAAAAAAATGATGCAACCTTAGAGACAAAAGAACAATTTGTATCTCACATACTTCCTGTTTCCTTCCGCAggtgtcaggtgtgtgtgtgcctcagaGCAccctgagcgtgtgtgtgctgAGTGTGGAGCAAGACGGCAAACGCCACGCGGTGGGCAGGGTACTGTTTCCTCTGGAGGGGGAGCTTGGTCAGGCCGGCAGGGTGCTCTGGAGGGACCTGGAGACAGAGGACGACACACAGGTactagtggtggaatgtaactaagagCATttcctcaagtactgtacttgagtacacatttgaggtacttgtactttacctgAGTATTCCATTTTATGCAACATACTTTTACTCTGACAGCTTTAtttacttttcagattacagtatgatgcattgctgtagattaaactacccaacagtaaataaaggagttaaaatgagcacaaccttaaacatctagagcagtaaaatgcaacatataCATTAATGCATCAGGAATATTAATCCAGAATCATTGGATACATTAGTAAAACACTGACAgtgaacattttactgcacaatgagtacttttactcttactttaaatacattatgtttatgatagttttggtttaaaggtcttatgacatgctgctttttggatacttttatataggccttagtggtcccctaatactgtatctgaagtctctttcccgaaattcagccttggtgcagaattacagccactagagacagtcccacaatgagctttccttagtatgtgtcatttctgtgtctgtagctttaaatactATTGAGGAGAAGAGatgagggggcaaggtggagggtgggggtgtgaccttgactaactgccatgcttcgcttgttttcaagccatgatgtctctctctcatgggcgggccaaattctttgggcgggcaaagcagctcacattaatgttaaaaaacctcatgaagtgaaatggtcatgacatgggacctttaacaaggttttgaatgcaggacttgaagtggattatttttacagtgcagtattgTTACATTAACagaagtaaaggatctaaatacttctttcACCATTGACAGGTGCAAACAGTAACACCGTGGGACGTCTGCATGTGCACAAAATTGGCCATGAAAGCTCATAATCATTGTAATCTCTTTCAGTGTTCAGAGCTGGGTGATGTGCAGATATCGCTCATGTACAGTCCGTGTCTGCAGCGCCTCTCTGTGGTTGTTCTGAGGGCTCGCGGCCTACAGCTGCTCACAGACGCAGGTAAGTCTTTCAGGTAAACAGTGGATTTGTGGATGTGTGTCCATGTAAGCATTGTTCTTCTGACGTCTTCACAGGAATGAAAATACGAGGCAAGTCTACCTACGTCTGAAGCATTAGTAATACAGCATATGTGTGTTTCCCAGGTGTGTGCGTACAGGTGAGCTTACAGATACACACTCAGGTGGTGAAGATTAAACGCAGCTTTGTGGCGAAATGTGAAAACGACCCCTATTTCGACCACAGGATGACGTTTAAACTGCGCTCGCAGCACCTGGACGAGGCCTGTCTGAGATTTGAGCTGCAGCAGCCAAACGACGTCCGCTCAGGTGAAAAGGTCAACTTAATGTGCATGTTATCTTATGTCCTGCTAACATGAACTTCAGTATTAGATCAGCTGTGTACTCACCTTGGCTCAGCTCTGTCTTTATTGTTCTCCCAGAGCCTCCGGCCCTGCTAGGAGTGCTGGTGTTGGGTCCCTTCATGTATGCTAGGGGCCCGCAGCTGCAGCACTGGATGGACATGGTTAACACGCCACAAGAGCCGGTCGAACTGTGGCACGGACTGGGCCGGGCCACTTaacacacaaatcacacacacacacacacacacacacacacacacacacacacacacacacacacacacacacacacacacacacacacacacacacacacacacacacacacacacacacacacaatgaatatATACACAGTGTTTGacataataaaatcaacattTGCAATAAAGGAACTGAATCAGGAATTTGTGGATTATACAAACAggaacaacaataacaataacttcaATGATTTATCCAAATTCAGAATCCTTGTAACACACAGGAAACCAGAACCTTGTTTTGAAGGGGCAGAAATATCAGATACACAGTCCTCGGAAGCACCTTTAGGCCATAGCTTAGAACTAGATCCTTGACTAATAATCACCCTCACCTGAATCATATGTGAACTTTTTATAGCTCAGAACTTCTTTCTTATTCCCTAATAGCATAAAATAAGGTGACAGAGTGAGATTATCTAGTGTCGATGGATACCTATAACACATCCTACATCCTTTGGATTCATAGTTGTTAAAACTAAATCAAAggtatatttatatgtttaaaCAGCAATAAATAATATAGTAGATTGGGCAGGAAACTTGGAATGGccatggggaaaaaaattaatacAATTGGTTATAAGAAAACAAATGCAGACAGTAAAAGCAAGGTTAAATTTGATGGACACTACATAGTTACAGCTTTTGGAGCTGGGAGAAgcatattttatataacatatattctttatttatactttttttcatGTATATGTGTCTATGATtaatggtggaatgtaactaagtacatttactcaagtactgtacttaattacaattttgaggtacttgtattttactttagtatttccattttctgccaCTTTATACTACTCCacaacatttcagagggaaatattatcCCCAGCTTTACCAGCTCAGCTGCCACATTAAAGTGGTATTAATCTAGCAATAAtcataatccaataatataatatatattattctgaaagGGCCATTGTGCATAatgattacttttacttttcgtactttaaatacattttcatactAATATTTTAACTTGACTAAGATTTTGAATGTATCAGTATCATAATCAGAAAAAGATTTGTTGCCAGCTAAGTAGCATTTATTAAGAATTTGCTTTGGTTGATTTTGtatacataaaaacatatttaaacatgaatattaaacaaacaaacaatacagaGACAAAGAACACATTCATAtaaccagggttcaaaattagcaccatcttaccaaatgctggtaaaatatgcaactggctggtagatttgattcactcaccagccaaaaaaaacaatgataatctattgagtggctggtgaaatttgaacattcactagccatttggctggaggatgaaaaagttaattttgaaccctgcataTAACAAATTTATATAAcattaagacaaagaaaacaacgACTTTCACTTGTAATGGTGTATTTTCTTATACTGTGCTATaactattttgtatttatttgagtAAAAGATCTAAATACTTCCACATCTCTGATTTTCAATTAATCACGGTATAATATCTGACCTGACCTCACAGGCTCTTCAGTGCTCTCTGATGTTGTCCAGCAGGTGGCGCCCACCGCCTGTACATCACTGAGCGCAGCCGCAGTTTGAACCACCGAGAGACAAAGCGGAAGTGGAGTTGAACTCGAAATGGACGTGAAGCTgatttaacattattattattattagccatATCGGTGGTTTGTGTCTGGTTTTAACACCATGAAGATAAATGAGAACACTTTACTGGAGGGACACAACGCCGTGTTGGTTCCTTACAATGCAGAGCACGTGCCCAGGTAACACCAACGGCCGTTAGGCACGAGAGCATCTCTGTCTGTTAATATCGATTCATTCAGTTTGTCTCTTCATTTCTCCTTTACGCTTATTCCTTTCATTTGTCCATCTGCTCGTGTCTTCTTGTTAGCAGAGTGAGTTTTTATTATGTCTTCATGTTTACATTTGGCTGATCTGGTTACTAAATATAGTGTTAAATgaattttaatttatatttggAAAAAATATTAAATGGCTTATTACAGACCTTGTAGGCCTACTAAGAAATCGccccgttaaaaaaaaaaaaaaaggttttcacaaGATCATCAGAACATGACGATTTGTTGTGGTGTAATAATCATCAGAGAAATATTTTTCTGTGATTTAGACACCACCTTCAGTCCTTTCCGTGTCTTTTATATCAGGTATCATGAGTGGATGAAGTCTCCTGACCTGCAGCAGCTGACTGCTTCAGAGCCACTGACCCTGGAACAGGAGTACGACATGCAGAAGAGCTGGAGGGAAGATGATGACAGTAATGTGCACTCAAATAACACTTTCAGTTCTTATAAATGCTCTAAAGAGTTGTCTTAATAGCTGCAGATCAGCCAAGATATGTCAACAGAAATCCTGTATCACCTCTCAAGGTTTAAAGGAGTTATTCcaaaaaacatactgtatatcctcaataggggtgttgaaattaatcattacATTGATGCATCGCGATGCAGACCTGGATGATTCTCCAgagatgcagtgacagaccataatcgattattgcctaaTGATGTTACTTCTTGATTTTCCACtcgctgcctttttttttttttttgccttttggtctgatgtctgctgtgttcagactccacAACATTCAGGAAGTGGTTTTAAAgggcagatacaataaaaaggggagttcatatatatatatatatatgaccgcttgaatttgttgatgaaaaccatgtgtagcaatatataataatgtggaggtgacgcatcgtgatgcattgGGATATCAATTTCTAATCCTTGACAGGATCATCGTAATCGACTTGTgacaccagtgaagattcacacccctaatcATCTTTATAACATATTTCAACCTTTTACATTTATGGAAAAGctgtttcattattatttttctttaaattttgTCTTTCCAGAGTGCACGTTCATCATCTTGGACAAGCAGCGGTGGGCGGACACCAGTGTAGAAGAGGAGCAATGTATGGTGGGAGATGT from Perca fluviatilis chromosome 21, GENO_Pfluv_1.0, whole genome shotgun sequence carries:
- the LOC120551164 gene encoding uncharacterized protein LOC120551164; amino-acid sequence: MARPGRPASESYQPVCCSVSQSASYSSEARTVGAEDRDDHAPIFSLSKSSMDVVMATGPPHKRDPAWTRLDLRRSSSTNTHAEQNSVTLQQLHPRMWQHINSTTSNQLSLAGQHVDVHSPPALSERWITNMHRWSECSGSTHSRSSTPDTVVWKGWTSRPSSLTQETLCSPLSKPTSPPTTPSPCIPPLQTPTLPHEDLLTSSSTLSTYQQEESPASSPTPTPTPSPLRSPLQAHTSSLLPSNSSDLFQPTSTEDDRFLEKNSLFFTFPSPLPSSVSLAEEGVSSDPGCLVNDVKEELHSPGGQQLSEGGGVRSPVQMLSYLAPNSPADGQSGASVRHLELPWQPGQSCPTGRGWRSPLVSSLSDSLLGCRCHLKTREGHTKAQLFREEGTMTSQLKQVDAAVQTISPIGSLWGLRTNNSNMGSNMGSHSVLGSPPGSRLNLKSSVGSNSNLVSPSSSMFPVSSGEEEVEEEEEEEERRGDNPTLDINSSSSHDLERRRSCLKNQGEERDAMGRRGSMKQVQWDENGMTWDVHGASVDPEVLSTAIQKHLELQNSPRAPRRTSNKKKAPKPPLISNVVKAMTLEVHPPVMIITSTCTVEGESEGPPEADGGRREVEEEGEEGGKKEEMIEAARKVSRAEGANSKEEDEVYGEEGTSHPKSPLHGSGHGSRKRSVIRSLRRPGWCGGSRKADD
- the syt15 gene encoding synaptotagmin-15, whose product is MLKDQMLLLAVGLSVALLLLLCLTVYYLWRRKKKGRSQYEELLSTVPSVPACSAQVLPVSQGSCATPCEIPFTLPPRFTAQNHGDLKNEEEEMKMEARRDILAHRGSLTVRRWYPVGTVLAGLYSVPPLNEVVAPPPGMATRLCFSVEYRHSCEQLMVSLLRLGNLPPRCHGNIMLVELRLLPDDRRPRQAKARGTGPDPEFCDCLVFQVSGVCVPQSTLSVCVLSVEQDGKRHAVGRVLFPLEGELGQAGRVLWRDLETEDDTQCSELGDVQISLMYSPCLQRLSVVVLRARGLQLLTDAGVCVQVSLQIHTQVVKIKRSFVAKCENDPYFDHRMTFKLRSQHLDEACLRFELQQPNDVRSEPPALLGVLVLGPFMYARGPQLQHWMDMVNTPQEPVELWHGLGRAT